The genomic DNA CGGTGACGGTGGAGGGAGGAAGAGAAAactgttattttgtttgattgttttcattttttttacaaggtttATACGAGCTTTGACAAAACTGCCCTCAATTAAGTgttgaaatatcaaaattgccATGCCAGTTGGGGGTGTATAAGGATGTGTTGCCAGCTATTTTATTGGTTATTTGAACCTTAAATTCTTTTTACCTTCAGATTCTTATCAATCTAATTTGATGTCGGTTgttctaaatatattaaaacaagTGGTGTATAATCAAAGtttgtaaaagtaaaaaaataatggcttaatacatcatttggtcccttaacttattttctgttttcactCTGGTCgcttaactataaagtgtctcaaacAAGTCCCTTATGTTTTCTGCCATTATCTATTTTGGTCCTCACAGTTAATTTTTtgatgtttaatatttttaaaatgattatgaccGTTTGATTGCAGGTCCATAATCTATTAGAGTAAACCAACCATCCATATCTAATTTGGTTCCCTATTCTTCTTCCCTATTCCTCCTTTTAATGTTCATCATTTTAACGttaaattcatataaaaaacaattgaacaaaCAAGCctagaaaaaaacaattgattgaatccttcaccatcttcattacaaaaaactataaaatcaaattcaatttttttaactaataattttttttttataaaaaataacactagAAAATCAAATCCGAGTTGTacgtttttcttcttcattccaaaatcaaactcaaaaaaCCATAACACTGTaaacctttttcttcttctttctcttaaaaaaaatggattacCGAGAATCATCATTTCTGTATTTGTTCCtccttccttcttcttttctctatctttctttttttattcatgatgatgattatgaaatgAAGTAAAAAagatatctctctctctctctctctctctctctctctctctctctcgatcCGCTGTTGCTGCAGTTGTTGATTTGATAATGAACATATGCTATCAGAAAGAGTACTCTTTCTACCTATAACACAAATTTGTTGTTGCTTCTTCTTTTGtctgttttaattttaattcatgatgatgatgaaagacaactcaaactctttcatCTTCTCTGCAAATTCAATTTCAACCAAGAAAGGTTCAATGGCTTGAGATGCAACTACAACAACCAAGAAAAGTGGAAGGGGCAAACCCGAAACCACCAAGTCCGTTTCCAGATCAAGCAAAGCTGATCTCCAGTTCCCCGTTGGCCGCATCGTTCGCTTCCTCAAAGCAGGTCGTTATTCTCAACGTGTTGGACATGTGATTATTGCTAATGGTGGTGATTGCCTAACATTCACCAGACTTTGTTACCTAAGAAGGTTTCTGGAAAGAAGGGAGAAATTGGATCCGTTAGTCaagaattttagggtttttatgTGGTATTTGGTTTTTTAGATTTAGTAGATTCagttttattgttattttgttatgttatcgTGTTCTTATTATGAGATTAGGTAGGATTAATGTTGGATGATGTATAGATCTTCATTCTGATTAATATGATATTAGATTTCGCCAGATTTTGTCTTCCACTTATGCATATTTCTATTGTTTGgtattgttaataaaaaaaatgatgatgatgatgaaagaaagaaaaaaagggttGAATTTGAATTGCTATTGTTGTTGGTtcattgttgttgctgttgttgtggTTGATTTGTTGCTGATGTTTTCGTGGATGATGATTAGAGAATTAGaagaaattcttttttttttttttttaatttaagataagGAACTTAAAAATGACTGAATCTGGATTTTTGTCTGAGTTAATGgaagattgatgaagatgagagaaaaagatgaagaaaaatgaaaaaaaattaggtgtttgtGGTTCACGGTAAAATACAATAGATCCCACATGATCCAACAatcctcttttaaaaaaaaaatcaaagggttaaaattaatttttttactaaggTCCATGGTGGACCACCTTTAAACATGGTTCATCTTAaacatttgatgttaaaaactaacggagatgaCCAAAACGGTAAACGGCATAatatttatgggaccaaattgagacactttaaaGTTAGGGAACCAAagtgaaaacagaaaataagttaaggaacaaaaggatgtattaagccaaaaataatttatatttgtatcatttcaatattatattattattttaagatcTCTACCAATTAGTAAATAATgtctatattaaatatatttttcaacacaCACGCACGCACGTGCTCTTTTTTCTCCTACAAATGATAATGTTATCAGTAGCACTATACTCACACCCTCTCTTGTCCCCATGTTACTAAGTGAAAATCTGTTTTTGTACAATAAACTAGTTAAGGAGTTTGGCCTCTCTGTTACAATTATACCGATTTCTGACGGAGATTCTCGTTCCAAGAATGCTCTGGAGTTGTGTAGTGGTCTTGCTTTGGATTGGAAATACACGAATCTCGAAGATGCTCGTTCCAAGAATCTTGTGGAGTATGGCAGTGGTTTGTGTAATGGACCTGCTTTGGATTAGGAATACATGGTCCCATCGACATAGATGATAATCATGGTCCTGCTCTGCACCGACATTCCAAGAAGTCAACTTTTTTAGCCGGAGATTCTTCTAAGAAGTCAACTATTTTTGCCAGAGATTCTTTCAAAAAGTCTCTCCCCAAAGATGCTTTGGATTGGCACGTGGTAAAGCAAGATTATTGATGCGGAGAAGATCGACTTTTCAAATCACATGCGAATATAGCAATTGCAATTGCTGCGACGGTTGCGGCGACGAGAACAACCGTTGCCGCAACCGCTGCATTAAACACAACACGACAGCAGTTGAAGCAACTACTGTTGTCGCGGATGCGGCGGCAACGGTTGTGTCAGCAGCATGGGTCGGCAAACGTGGTTGATAACAAGTTGAAAAGAATCAAAAGCatagcaaaaaatatattttttacaaaagtgTCTTTTTACTTTTTGCATTCGCGtaacagaaaataaattatataatagaataaatgaaaacaaatgagagaaaaaataaataattaactttGTTGATATTTCCGTTCTAGTTTTAAAGTAGTATAAATGatgtaatttataatattttttttcataaaataacataacattattAAATCTtttgttccctaaaaaaaagtttactaaATCTTTTGTgactatttataaaaaattaattaattaatttgataaaaaaatataaacataattcACAAATGTAATAAGGGTTAAATGTAAGAATATCTTCGTAATACTatcatttataatatttattatcacATAACATACATGATTTAGAGAGGCTTATTTTATACATGAAGAATGAGAAAAACATGTaatctttaaaatatataattatgaatcatgcatgtagttgatgttattttttgtgattgaaatacataacttcaaaaattatatattttttttggtggtgttcaAAAGTTATGTTTAATACATGAAGAATTAAGGCACGTAtacattgtaaccaaaaaaagagaGGCACATATTTGAAAGAAATATTAGTGGTGCGTGCATGTATAGTTTATAAATGAAATACATTAGTCCAAATTCATGTTTATTTGATGACTCCGagagaaaattaattatgtatgatttatttaatattcatttttttaatttaaagatttatCTAATAAAATCTTGCACTGTTAGTCTAATAAAATTGTCTATACTTTATATAGTGTTTTACCTATTATCACGTACACGTACGTTGAGGAAGATTGAAAAATGTAACcgatcaattttttataaaattgagaTGTATAAAGTATTCATTATGCAACATGAAGTCAAGTTAATGAGGATTTGTAACTTACACGGGAGTCTTAGATTTTTGGATAAAATAAGATAGGAGAAATTAAGGTTTTCTAAAGGTGTCACGTATGGACAATTCTAATTTACAAAGAGATATATAAATGGATGAACATctcaaattttatcatattttttaatgataaatatcaCTGGAGGATCAAAAGTAGGACAATTGATCTTCTCTTGTGACCGGAGAGTCCAGTGGAATCCTAgccattaaataataaatacatgtgatatttgttgaatttgacattaaatatcaaaatgaagagaaataatatatttaatggTTTAGATTTAAACAGTAGAAAACTGGAAAAAGTTTTCAGAGGTGGAAATCTGCTCCCGCCATTGCAAACCTATCTTGTATTTTTATTCCAAACAAATATCATCATCTTTTTCTATGATGACAAGACAATTAATTTTAGCACCAAAGTCATCGGCAAATATGCCTAACAATCTAACAATGCCCTCCATGCACAAACAtcaaacaatataatattaGTCGAcagaaaaaaatgtgaatatggATCACTTAAATTTAGGTATCAAGGGAACTAAGTCatagaatatatataaattatttaattaatgtcaAATTCAACGAATATTAACACAAtgtagaataaaaatattcgtttaaaatacaaataaaaatggaaattttgttggaaaaaccTTCTATTGACCGTTTTCCAAGAGCGGATTGAACATCATATAAATTTATATCGTATGGATTTATAATGTTTGATTGTGAATAGAGATGTGAGATGAGAGTGGTAGGACAAAAAGAATTGATGTGCACCACCAAAACTCCATATTTATAGTGGTAAAGAAGATATTTGAGATAAGAGGATGAGGGCTAAATTGTAGAATTATGACAATAAATGGAAGgtaaaatagtcattttagACAATTAGGGTTTGGAATAAGGTTTGCACCTTATTCTCGATCCATTTTTCAGATTGCTCAACACTTGAAATGAATTGAACGAGTTGTATCTCCCccgtttaaaaaaatgattggaTCGTATTATGTGTTAGGTTTAATGTGATTGAGAGTTACTATCCAATAATTCAAGGGGCTTTCTCTATCGTTTCATTATTTTTACACAATATCTTATTGGACTGATTATAAAGATAAAAAGTTAGAAGGAACAATCATACCATTAAAGTGTGTCGAAGAGTTTGTTAAGATCCCCCAACACAATGAGATATGACTTGGTATCAAGGTTCTTCCATCATACCAGTCAAGATGTTGATCTGATATCAACcattaattaacttatttgttTTAAACTTATTCATGATGGTACTATTATTATAactataacaataacaataacaataacacgAGGCAAGAAAAAACATTTGGATAGCAACTGTTGAGTCGGGAAGTGGCAGAAAGCGTGGAAGCAGAACAACCATACCAATCAAGTTACTTCATTTCTTCAATACTTTCCAATGTTCATTTCTCCAATACTACTTCGTCGATAAAATCCAAACCCTAACTTCATTCTCTATCTCTTCTTCACAATGTCACACATTGCTTTATCCGCATCACCCTCCCTCGTCGCTTTTCACCGTACGCGCTTTCTTTCTCTTCAATCAAATTAtcactattttttcttttaacaattaTTTACTTTCAAATCCACACACTATCagattcacaatttttttcatcTATTAGGTGGAGCTAAACAATGGAGCACGCTGTTCCCAAGCAATTGGAGAAGCAGTGGAACAAATCCATCCCTATTCGCTAACTCTAACCGAAAACGGTTACAGTTGCGGTTTTTCGCTTCGGGCAAAAATGGCGGCAATGGTGGTGTTGTAGATGAGATATCCGAAACCGTAAAGGCGCACGCTAATTTCGTGTGGCCTGACAACAAGGTTTTGAATCGttccatttttattttcgaTATTGAATTCGTATAGATTTTgataatttgtttgtaattttgtgTTTACTCTCTGATTAATCCCTTGCAGAAGCCTAGAGTGTGTATATTAGGTGGTGGATTTGGTGGTTTATACACTGCTTTAAGGTTGGAATCACTTGAGTGGTCTGAGGATAATAAACCGCAGGTAAGTGTTTTAACATTGAAATTTGATTCAGTTTTTTAAGCTTATGGAAGTTGATGCTAAATCCAATGATACGAGTGACTTAGGAGCATCTTCGTTGATGAAATCGTGTGTTAATAAGGAACATTCATCAATGCatgaaaagggaaaaaaggAATCACATTAGTGCCTTTAACATCATGGAAATGATTATTTTGATGTATGTATATTGTATAGTGGAGCATTATGTGTGATTGTAAGAGATGAGAGGAactgattttaaattttaattttaatcttaatcatgggcagtgttgttaaatagcagcTATAGTGTAGCTGAATTTAGACAAACCGCTATTGTTTTGTGATACACTATTGAGTAtgaagtgttgtcaaatagcggctatagtgGCACTATAGCCCAATTGCGTAGCAGGATTTTAACAATCTTCTATCTTCCTCTATCTGCGATTGACAACTCTAATCATAGGTCATAATTGCATGGCGAGGTATGGTTTAGAGATctatttggattgacttatttgagatTATCTACGGATATAAGCATTTGTGAAACTGTTTGGGAGaatttatggaaacaacttatgacatgtccaaaagctgtttttaacttatttttataagctctccaggaaagcttatgaaaacaacttatagcttgtATGAAGACAGTTtagctttattttatcttttattatggAAGTAggttatacataaacacttatatgataaacacCTATGTTGTTAGGTGCTTGAGTTGTTTATCCAAAGACGGCCTAACTCACCCACATGATAAGCTTCCATGTATTTTGTTCTTTTGCAACTTGATTGCACAACTATCATTATGATACTATCTTCTTATACCCATTCACTGTGATGTGACTTAATTGTGTAGTTTTTCTGCATTTTTTGCTTCTCGGGGATGTTTTGAATACTAATAGAATTCCTTATTTGATATGGAACAGATTGCTCTTGTCGATCAGTCGGATCGATTTGTTTTCAAGCCAATGTTGTACGAGCTTCTATCTGGTGGTATGCAGTATTATATTTATGCGACATCTGCAGTTTTCTCTGATTCAAATACGATTAAGCAGATTTACATTATGGCATACAGAAGTGGATGAATGGGAAATAGCTCCTCGCTTCTCGGATTTGCTGGCCAACACTGGTGTGCAGTTTTTGAAAGACAGAGTAAAAGTTTTGCAGCCCTCTGATCATTTGGGCGTGAATGGATCCAACGCATCTACTCATGGAGGAACTGTTCATCTTGAAAGTGGCCTTCATATCGAATACGACTGGTACAAATTATGCACTGTTTAAGTCCCTCAGGGTATCCTGGCATCAATTATGTTTTATATTCTGCCTAAGATGATATGTTTTTCTCTGGCTTGGTGTTCTGCATATTGATCTAGGTGTGAAAAATGGGTTACCTTCAGTGACCACACTCTTAAGTTTATTCTTATTGTAATGATTAGAGTTTATGGGCAAGATGCCTATGTTGTAGTATTCTGAAATGTTTCTGTGTATCTAAAGTATCTGCTAAAGGAAAATGAACCCGTCTATTTTTTACTGGTAAATGAAGTGGACTGTCAGTGTATAGTGTATAGAATTGTATAGTTTCTATTAATTTgaacatttttcatttcttcgaCAGCCAGGCTGGTTCTTGCATTGGGGGCTGAAGCTAAACTGGATGTTGTACCAGGAGCAACAGAATTCGCAATTCCTTTCTCAACTCTAGAGGATGCACGTGTAAGTGCAATGAAGGACGGGTCAATTATTTAATATCTCAGGACTAATATGcaaactttatatttttattgatttcacATGCCGGTGTCTTGTTGCAGAAAGTTAACAATAGATTAACAATATTAGAGAGAAAGACCTTTGGTAAGGACTACCAAATTAGTGTGGCTATTGTTGGTTGTGGCTACTCTGGGGTTGAATTAGCTGCAACAGTAGCAGAGCGATTACAAAATAGAGGAATTGTGAGAGCAATTAATGTTGATACAATGATCTGCCCAACTGCCCCACCTGGCAATAGGGAAGCCGCACTGAAAGTAAGTGGTTTAGAGTTTAAATTTAATGCTTTCTGGAACTTGAATATCTATTTTGTACAGCCCTGGCCAAGTAGGTGATGGTCCACAATGTTGCTTTGCACTTCTCTCCATGGCAAGGCAGTGAGATATACcgctctaaaaaaaatcttttatacAAATTCATGTTGATAAAATGTGATTGAGTGAAGTCAGATATTTAGAGGCCAAAGGTTTATGTTTGAAGAtgttaaataacataaaaatttaaatgttctAATGACTCTAAACCTAAAAACTAAGTGCTCAAGTTTACAATGTGATTATTTGTTGTTTGGATTGAAGAAATGTAAGTATGTATTATGTAACCCAATTATATATGTCAAGACGAGTTGATCCTTGCTTAAGATTAATGATGCCTAAGAAAACATATATAGTCCTCTTAGAAAGACTTGATAATTTATTTGAGCAATTACTCTGTAAGTTCCTGTATTTTTATAAACACTACTTTAACCTactcataaaaattatttggaaGGAATTAATTCTGAGAAGTTTGAATACATAATTTCCTTATACATAATAATTCATATTCTCTAACAAACACATTTCAAATTGATCTGCGAATAACTTAAGCCTAAATTATATAAGCATTAGCCATGATTGAATGCTACATCAGTGCCCCAGGATGAAATTGAAATACCAAATGCTATTTTAACCCTCGCTTATAATCCTGGTTTTGTTGTTAAAGCTTCTCCAGCATGCAATTATCCCTTTTCTTAAACTACGGCAGCAGTAGTATTTTATTACCATTAATTTTAAGTCCTTAAATTTCATTACCAATATTATTGTAAGAAATTTTATAATATCTGAAGGGAAACATTATGCTGTGGATGTTAGGTTCTTTCATCCAGGAAGGTTGAACTTTTATTGGGTTATTTTGTCAACTGTATTCGGAAGGCCAGTGAATCCGAGTCTTCAAATACCCCAAAAGGGCTTGATTTTGAAAAGTATATATTGGAGCTACAACCTGCTGAAAGAGGAATGCAGAGTAAAATCATTGAAGCAGATCTGGTATTGTGGACTGTTGGATCCAAACCTCCTCTTCCTCATCTGGAATATTCAGATGTACCATTTGTTATTCCACTTAATGCCAGGGGACAGGCGGAAACAGATGAAACTCTTCGTGTTAAGGGTCACCCACGGATATTTTCTCTTGGCGACTCTTCGGCATTAAGGGATTCAAATGGAAGGATCCTTCCAGCCACTGCACAGGTGTGATTTTATTGACATCGTATCTAATCTTATAGTACTAGgaaatgtatatattttgagCGTACCATCATCTTTATTTGACAACTGTTTTCCTTTACTTTGTAGGTTGCATTTCAACAAGCAGACTTTACTGGTTGGAATCTCTGGGCTGCAATCAATGGGCGTCCGCTTTTGCCATTTAGGTATTGTTGCATTTAGAAGTTTTTATTTGCTGATAAAAGGGGAAAAAGCCAATCTGGTCCTATAAAAGTCCCATCATACCGATCTTCGGGGAAGTATCAGACTCAGAAGTTTGTTATTTGctaataaatttgtttaattgttttgtaaTGTACACCTAACACTATTCATTCTTAATCTGGGTGCTAGGTTTCAAA from Medicago truncatula cultivar Jemalong A17 chromosome 8, MtrunA17r5.0-ANR, whole genome shotgun sequence includes the following:
- the LOC11437509 gene encoding alternative NAD(P)H-ubiquinone oxidoreductase C1, chloroplastic/mitochondrial isoform X1, with the translated sequence MSHIALSASPSLVAFHRGAKQWSTLFPSNWRSSGTNPSLFANSNRKRLQLRFFASGKNGGNGGVVDEISETVKAHANFVWPDNKKPRVCILGGGFGGLYTALRLESLEWSEDNKPQIALVDQSDRFVFKPMLYELLSGEVDEWEIAPRFSDLLANTGVQFLKDRVKVLQPSDHLGVNGSNASTHGGTVHLESGLHIEYDWLVLALGAEAKLDVVPGATEFAIPFSTLEDARKVNNRLTILERKTFGKDYQISVAIVGCGYSGVELAATVAERLQNRGIVRAINVDTMICPTAPPGNREAALKVLSSRKVELLLGYFVNCIRKASESESSNTPKGLDFEKYILELQPAERGMQSKIIEADLVLWTVGSKPPLPHLEYSDVPFVIPLNARGQAETDETLRVKGHPRIFSLGDSSALRDSNGRILPATAQVAFQQADFTGWNLWAAINGRPLLPFRFQNLGEMMTLGRNDAAISPSFVDGLTLEGPVGHAARKIAYLMRLPTDEHRLKVGISWFTKSAIDSVSLLQSTLSKVLSGSTSRSD
- the LOC11437509 gene encoding alternative NAD(P)H-ubiquinone oxidoreductase C1, chloroplastic/mitochondrial isoform X2 translates to MSHIALSASPSLVAFHRGAKQWSTLFPSNWRSSGTNPSLFANSNRKRLQLRFFASGKNGGNGGVVDEISETVKAHANFVWPDNKKPRVCILGGGFGGLYTALRLESLEWSEDNKPQIALVDQSDRFVFKPMLYELLSGEVDEWEIAPRFSDLLANTGVQFLKDRVKVLQPSDHLGVNGSNASTHGGTVHLESGLHIEYDWLVLALGAEAKLDVVPGATEFAIPFSTLEDARKVNNRLTILERKTFGKDYQISVAIVGCGYSGVELAATVAERLQNRGIVRAINVDTMICPTAPPGNREAALKVLSSRKVELLLGYFVNCIRKASESESSNTPKGLDFEKYILELQPAERGMQSKIIEADLVLWTVGSKPPLPHLEYSDVPFVIPLNARGQAETDETLRVKGHPRIFSLGDSSALRDSNGRILPATAQVAFQQADFTGWNLWAAINGRPLLPFRFQNLGEMMTLGRNDAAISPSFVDGLTLEGPVGHAARKIAYLMRLPTDEHRLKVGISWFTKSAIDSVSLLQSTLSKVC